CAGGATTTTAAATACATCCAAGTAAATAGATTATTAGGCTCTTAAGGTAATTGAATGTCTTATTTTTTTGGCATCAAATATAGATGAGATCTGAAGGTATTTAAGTTTTATACATAAATCATCTATTGACGAAACACAAAAATTTCTTTTTGAATCTCAAGGTTTATCTATGAAAACACTAAATAATTTATTTATAAATGCATATATAGTTATTGATTTTTATCCATGTCAAATTGAATTTTTCAATGCTTAATGTTCTCATACAACTAATATAAGAATGGTTAAAAGGAATTACAAAAAGATGAATATGCAACAAAAAAGCTTAAAGTGAAAACTGTAGCGTATGTAGCAGTTTCTATGAAACTTTCCTTTATTCCCACAGCATTTACTCTTACCCTCACACTAGGAATAACTTGGCTGAATGCATCTTTTAGTACTACCGCTTATGCTGTAGATGATGGCAAAACTGAAGTTTGTGAAATTCCTCAACGTAGGCCTAGTGGCGGAAATACTCTGCAAAGAATGCTGTCTATGCAAGCGTGTGAGCAAATTCAGTTAAATCAGCAGCAAAAACTTAGTACGACACCAATAAAGCAGAGCAATCCAGCTTCTCCTATAGCTTTACCAACTCCAAATAACCAAGCTCCTGGTAATGGAGTCAATAATTCTGAGCCATCTCAGCCTACTTCTATACAAGTGCCAATGAAGAAAGAATAGAATGCAGAGAAAAAGATTATGAGATCTTCTCATCGCTAGAAGAACGATCGCGTTCTTGAAATGCGGCGATCGCAGTATGCAAGGTAAGATAAATGTGTTCTGCACCAATCTTTTGCAACAGATGCGATCGCTGTAACTGGTAGTAAAGATCCCGTTTCACCCGTGTCATCGCAAAGGTAATACCTCTGCTAGTCAGTTCGCCGTGCAATTCTCCTAATGTGTCGATGGCAGTGATATCAACTTCGGCAATTGCTTCCGTATTCAGCACAAACCATTCTACAGGAGTTGTTTCTGCCTCAATTGCTTCCAGCGCCCTGCGTTTAAAATTTTCCACATTGGCAAAGCAAAGGGGAGCATCATAACGATAGATTACTAAACCGGGGATAGTTTTGGCTCCTTCCCAGTCTTCAATGTCGTGTAATCCTGGTAAACCTGGAACTTCTCCCAAAACTGCATCGTGGGGTCGTGCTACCCTGGCAAATAACTCAATCACAGATAAACCCACCGCTACGCCAACACCCACCAAAATATCTGTGAGTAGAACTCCAACTGTTGTAGTGAGGGCTAAGAATAACTCACTGCGTCGGAATTTTGCTAATCTGATAAATTCTGGTATCTCAATCAGTTTGGTAGCTGCATAAATAACAATCGCCCCCAACGCTGCTTTAGGAAACTGTGCTAGTAAGGGACGCAGAAATAACAAAACCAAAAGCACTACAACTAGTGCCACTAAGGAGAATACCTGACTTTTGCTTCCCAATGAATCAGCGATCGCAGTGCGGCTACCGCTACTACTAATTGGAAAACCCTGCATCAATCCGTTTCCTAAATTTGAGGTTCCTAGCGCCAACAGTTCTTGGTTGGCGTCAATTTTGTAGTGATTGCGGGTAGCAAATGCCCTGGCTGTGAGTACATTATCTGAATAGCCGACGATCGCAATTCCAATGGCTGAAGCTACAAGCGTTGATATCTCTGGAATCGATAATTTCGGTAAACTGAAATGCGGTAAGCCAGCCGGAATCTCTCCTACTACCGCCACGCCTTGTTGGTCGAGATTGAATAACGCTACACTAGCCGTTGCCAGTAACACTGCTAACAAAGGTCCAGGTGCATTGGGAAAGCGACGCTGAATCACAAACAAAAAAGCTAAAACTATAGCCCCTAAAATTAGAGTTGGCTGATGGATTTGGTTTAGCTTACTAAAAAATTCACTTACTTCCCCAAAGACAGTATTTGCATCCAAGCCAATGCCACCAATTTTACCTAACTGTCCCGTAATCATAATTATGGCAACCCCTGCCATATAACCAATCAGAATTGGTTTGGAAAGTAAATCGGCAAGAAAACCCAAGCGAGCAATGTAACCAATTATGCAGACAATGCCAACCATTAAAGCCAGCAGAGAAGCGAGACTAGCATAATTACCACCATGAGATGCTACCAAAGGAGCGATCGCAGCTGCTGTCATCACCGCCGTAGTTGATTCCGGCCCTACCGAGAGTTGAGGCGACGATCCCAACAAAGTATAAATAATCATTGGCGGTAGAATTGCCCACAATCCCACCACAGGCTGCACCCCAGCTAACTCCCCATAAGCCATGCACTGCGGAATTAAGTAAGCGGCTACCGTGACACCCGCCACTATGTCGCCACGCAACCATCCTTTCTGGTAAGACAGCAACCGTTTCAATCCGGGTATGCTGGGCAAGGTTACATGATGCTTTTTCAACATAGCGATCGCAGATGCAGCTTGGATAACAAATCAATTGATGAGATCTATGAGTTTAATACATCTCCCGCCGCGTTGCGATCCCGCTAGAGAATCAATTTCAAAGCTAATAAGTCAAGTCTACTTAAGTTGACTAAAGGGCAAGATATCGCTAAATGCCATACTTTGTTGGCTGTGGAAAAAATGTGGGTAATGGTAAAGCCGAACAAATTAGCAAATTTTGGTCTTCATCACATCTTCTATAATTGATAAAACCTGGACAAGTAAATCTTAGGCATGAGACAGTGACAGAAGCAGGAAGTTACAAAGATACTGTAAATCTACCCAAAACGAACTTTGATATGCGGGCGAACGCGCTCAAGCGTGAGCCAGAAATCCAAAAATTTTGGGAAGAAAATAAAATTTACGATCGCCTTTCCGAGAATAATCCCGGCGAATTATTTATACTGCACGATGGGCCTCCCTACGCAAATGGCTCGCTTCATACTGGTCATGCCTTAAATAAAATTCTCAAAGATATTATTAATCGCTACCAACTGCTACGGGGGCGTAAGGTTCGCTATGTGCCTGGTTGGGACTGCCACGGCTTGCCCATCGAACTGAAAGTTTTGCAGAATATGAAGTCAGCAGAACGGCAGAATCTCACGCCTTTACAACTGCGGCAGAAAGCGAAAGAATTTGCCCTAGCAACAGTAGATGCACAACGCCAAAGTTTTAAACGTTATGGTGTTTGGGGTGATTGGGATAATCCTTATCTGACTTTGAAGCCGGAATATGAAGCGGCGCAAATTGGCGTGTTCGGTCAGATGGTGTTGAAAGGATACATCTATCGTGGCTTAAAGCCGGTTCATTGGAGTCCCAGTTCTAAGACTGCTTTAGCTGAAGCTGAGTTGGAATACCCGGAAGGTCATACTTCCCGCAGTATCTACGCGGCTTTCCCCATCACCAGTTTGTCGGAAGCAGCTAAACCACTGCTAGGAGAATATTTACCAGATTTGGGTGTTGCTGTTTGGACAACTACACCTTGGACAATTCCGGGTAACTTGGCGGTGGCGGTAAATGCAGACCTCAACTATGCTGTGGTGGAAGTCGCGCAGAGTCATTTCAAATATCTGATTGTGGCTGCTGATTTGGTGGAACGTTTAGCTTCTACTTTGGAACTTGAACTAACTGTAAAAGCCACATTCAAAGGGAAAGATTTAGAACATATAACTTACCGTCATCCTTTATTTGACCGCGAAAGTCCGGTTGTTGTGGGTGGCGATTACATTACCACTGAGTCCGGTACGGGGCTGGTACATACTGCGCCCGGTCACGGTCAAGAAGACTACATTGTTGGTCAGCGCTATGGTTTGCCCATCCTTGCACCAGTAGATGATAACGGCAACTTTACCCAAGAGGCGGGACAGTTTGCTGGATTGAATGTGCTGGGTGATGGAAACCAGGCGGTAATTGATGCGTTAGCTGCGGCTGGTTCTCTGTTGAAGGAAGAACCCTATCAGCACAAATATCCTTACGACTGGCGGACGAAAAAGCCGACGATTTTCCGCGCCACCGAACAATGGTTTGCTTCCGTAGAAGGATTTAGAGAAGAAGCATTAAAAGCGATCGCCTCGGTAAAATGGATTCCAGCCCAAGGTGAAAATCGCATCACGCCAATGGTAGCGGAACGTTCTGATTGGTGTATCTCGCGTCAGCGGGCTTGGGGTGTACCAATTCCCGTTTTCTACGATGAAGAAACTGGAGAACCACTGCTGAATGAGGAAACCATCAACCACGTCCAAGCAATTGTCGCGGAAAAAGGTTCCGATGCTTGGTGGGAATTGTCGGTAGAGGAATTGTTACCAGAACAATACCGCAATAACGGTCGATCTTACCGCCGAGGTACTGACACAATGGATGTGTGGTTTGATTCTGGTTCATCTTGGGCAGCTGTTATCAAGCAGCGTCCAGAATTGTGCTACCCAGCAGATATGTATTTGGAAGGTTCAGACCAACATCGCGGCTGGTTCCAGTCAAGTTTGCTCACCAGTGTAGCGGTGAATGGCATTGCACCTTACAAAACTGTGTTGACTCACGGCTTTGTCCTAGACGAACAAGGGCGGAAGATGAGTAAATCATTGGGGAATGTGGTCGATCCGCAGGTGATGATTGTCGGCGGTAAAGACCAGAAAAAAGAACCACCCTATGGTGCTGACGTGTTGCGGTTGTGGGTGTCGTCCGTAGATTACACCTCCGATGTGCGTATCGGTAACAACATCATCAAGCAGCTAAATGATGTTAGAGGTAAGATTCGCAATACAGCGCGGTTCTTGTTGGGTAGCTTGCATGACTTCGACCCGGAAAAAGATGCAGTAGCTTTTGAAGATTTACCAGAACTCGATCGCTATATGCTGCATCGCATGACTGAAGTGTTTGGTGAAGTCACAGAAGCCTTTGATAGTTTCCAATTCTTCCGCTTTTTCCAAACAGTGCAGAATTTCTGCGTTGTGGATTTATCCAACTTCTACTTAGATGCTGCCAAAGATAGGCTTTACATCAGTACACCTGATGGTTTCCGCCGTCGCAGTTGTCAAACAGTGCTGAAAATAGCTTTAGAGAATTTAGCACGAGCGATCGCTCCCGTGTTATGTCACACCGCCGAAGATATTTGGCAACATCTCCCCTACGCCACACCTTACAAATCGGTGTTTGAAGCCGGTTGGGTGCAAGTAGAGGAAAAATGGCATAATCCAGGAATCGCAGAATTCTGGCAACAAATCCGGCAACTGCGTACTGAGGTAAATAAAGTGCTAGAGCAAGCTAGGATAGAAAAATTAATTGGTTCTTCCCTAGAAGCGAAAGTACTGCTGTATATCAATGACGAGAAATTACGAGCTTCAGTAAAAGCACTGAACCCAGTCAAAGGTAATGGTATCGATGAACTCCGCTATTTGTTCATCACTTCCCAAGTAGAAGTATTGGATACTCCCGAAGCACTGCAAGGTTTGAAATACAACTTACAGTCAGATACCTGGGGTATTGGTGTAGTTAACGCAGATGGCGAGAAGTGCGATCGCTGTTGGAACTATTCCATCCACGTGGGAGAATCAAAAGAACATCCCCTACTTTGCGAACGCTGCGTTTCCGCCTTAGCAGGGAAGTTTTAAAAGTTAGCCGTGAGTGAGGAGTGAAGAATCTAACTCTTAACTCCTCACTCCTGACTCAGCACTGACTACAACTTCTCCAACAATTCCTGAGTTAACTGAATAAATGATTTAGAACCAGGTGATTGAGGACTCATTAAAACAGCCGGCATAAAACTATCAACAGCCTTCGCCACATTCACATCAACTGGAATTTGATTCTTACAAATTTTATCTACACCAAAATCTTCGACAACGCGATGCATCACTTGTTTGTAGTATCTGCCGGTGAGGAGATTTGCACTCGACATACTGAATACAATACCCAGCATTTTTATATTGATTTTCGCTTCATGTTCGTGACTGTCTTTTAATTGTCCAATGCGTCTTTCCAACAATTGAATACCTACTACAGATAAAGGTTCTGGTTTAGCAGGTAAAATATAAAAATCACTACAAGCCAAAGCACTACGAGTTAACAGATTATAACCAGGCGCACAATCCAAAATAATAAAATCATACTCTTGGCGAACTGGTTTAATGATGTTATTAATTAACACCCTTTCAAAGCGATTCCAAACTGTTTCAAAATCCTGCTCGCCTAAAGCCACCGATTGTTCGTGCAGCATTTCTGAAACAACAAATTCATCGTATAAATCGATATCTCCTGGTAATAAATCCAATCCAGGCTGATTACAAACATTAGCGTGAACGATATCCGGAATCGTAAACTTAGCGTTTGGTTCTGGTGCAATAACTTGATCTATTAGATATCGAAATGTCTTTCTATTTTTCCGACGCTTGGCAAATTCCAAAGGCGACATCAGGCTGAGTGTGGCACTAATTTGGCTATCTAAGTCCAGAACCAGCACCCGTTTTCCGTGATATTTAGCTAAACAAGTAGCTAAATTCACTGTAATGGTGGTTTTACCGACACCACCTTTCATATTTGCAGTTGCAATTACATATCCCATTGGTTGAGTCCTTTCTTTGATGGCGCATCCCCATGTAGGTAGCGTACATCTCTCCTGATATATGGAAATTGTCGTTAAATTTAATATTTCTGGAATACACAAAGTGATTCCAGTGATATTGCCGTAATTGAGGCAGTCAGAATTATATAGCAAGCCGACTTAAGTTGCAGAATCTTCGCAAATATTAAGTAAAGTTTGGTTTATGCTGTTTCTGTGTCCGTGTAAAGTCTCCCTTTAGTCATAGCTAGGGAAACAGAGTGAAGAAAAGCGATCGCAAAATCTCCAACTAAAAGCAAATCCATTTAAAGTACTTCAAAGTCGTGTTGGAGTACTTTTAAGTCGTGTTGAAGTACTTCAGAATCGTATTGAAGTACTTCAAAGTCGTATTGAAGTGCTGTAAATTCGTGTTGAAGTACTTTCAAGTCGTGTTCAGGTACTTCAGAATCGTGTTGAGGTACTTTCAAGTCGTGTTCAGGTACTTCAGAATCGTGTTGAAGTACTTCAAAGTCGTGTTCAGGTACTTCAAAGTCGTGTTGAGGTACTTCAAAATCCTGTTGGAGTACTTCAAAGTCGTGTTGAGGTACTTCAAAGTCGTGTTCAGGTACTTCAAAGTCGTGTTGAGGTACTTCAAAATAGTAGGATCGGGCAATGCCCAGCCTACGGCTTCTAAATTTTAAATAATATTTTGTTATTGTTTTTTATATTTAACTAAGTTTTTATTTACTCAAATCTACTGAGTTGATGTAATAATCAAGCAGGTATAAGCTTGTTGCCATGATTGCAGTTTTCTAGATGGAGTATAGAGATTGCCTTTTAATCCTGAACTGTGCCGCAACGAAAGTGAAGTTGAAAGTAAACTCATCGTGCAATATTTGTTACCACAGCTAGGATATACTCCTGACACCTGGCATCAAGAAGTTATCCTTGGTAGCATCCGCTTAGATTTCTTAGCATTTGCAGCGCAAGTGATTCCCTTTGTTTTAGATGCAAACTCGCCGCTAAGTGTCGTCATGGAAGCAAAGCATCCAAAGCACAACTTAAATAATCACGTTCTCAGACTCAGACATTATTTAACCAGCTTAAATGTACGGTATGGATTATTAACTAATGGCAAAGAAATCAGGATATATGAAAAATTACAATATGATATTCAGCTAGTTTTTCAGTGTGCTGGTAACGAATTAGAGACAAAGATAGAAGAAATTCAAAATTTAATTGGTAGAGATATTTTAAAAACAAAACAGCGTATAGATAATTCAGAGATTAAAATACCTGAAACTAATCCTAGTTCTGAAACCAAAAGACAAAATACAATGAAAACTATTGCGGTTTATCACAATAAAGGTGGCGTGGGTAAGACTACAACAGTAGTTAATTTAGCTGCTGCTATCAGAAAGAAGGGTAAGAGAGTATTAGTAATCGATCTAGACAGCCAAGCAAACACAACATTTGCCACGGGTTTAGTCAAATTTGATGATGAAGAATTTGATGATATAAAAGACTCTAATATTCGCCATATTTTGCAATCTGGAGACTATTATCCTATAGATGAAGTTGCTAGGAAATCTCAATTTACTAATCTAGAAATTAGTGTTGTGCCTTCTCATATTAGTTTAATGAATTATGAAAATGAACTAATTCAGCAAGAAGATAGTAAAATGATGCTTGCTGAAAAATTAGATGCAATAGCAGAACAATATGATGTAGTGTTAATAGATACTCCACCTTCTTTAAATTTATACGCTAGAATTGCTCTAATTACGGCTGACTATCTTATTATTCCTTCAGATCTCAAACCTTTTGCTAATCAAGGATTAATAAATGTCAAGGAATTTATTAAAAAAATAAACGTCTTTAGAAAACAGATAAGAAAAAATCCAATTGAGATTTTAGGAGTGCTTGCTTGTAAAATCTCTACTAATAATCAATTTGTTAAACATACTTTACCCAAAAGGCTAGAGGCGATTCCTAATCGGTATGGATTTGAGGTCATGAACACAGTAATTTATGACAGGGACGATCTAGCAAAATGTGCTGAAAAATTTCTTCTTAT
The genomic region above belongs to Calothrix sp. NIES-2098 and contains:
- a CDS encoding sulfate transporter, which codes for MLKKHHVTLPSIPGLKRLLSYQKGWLRGDIVAGVTVAAYLIPQCMAYGELAGVQPVVGLWAILPPMIIYTLLGSSPQLSVGPESTTAVMTAAAIAPLVASHGGNYASLASLLALMVGIVCIIGYIARLGFLADLLSKPILIGYMAGVAIIMITGQLGKIGGIGLDANTVFGEVSEFFSKLNQIHQPTLILGAIVLAFLFVIQRRFPNAPGPLLAVLLATASVALFNLDQQGVAVVGEIPAGLPHFSLPKLSIPEISTLVASAIGIAIVGYSDNVLTARAFATRNHYKIDANQELLALGTSNLGNGLMQGFPISSSGSRTAIADSLGSKSQVFSLVALVVVLLVLLFLRPLLAQFPKAALGAIVIYAATKLIEIPEFIRLAKFRRSELFLALTTTVGVLLTDILVGVGVAVGLSVIELFARVARPHDAVLGEVPGLPGLHDIEDWEGAKTIPGLVIYRYDAPLCFANVENFKRRALEAIEAETTPVEWFVLNTEAIAEVDITAIDTLGELHGELTSRGITFAMTRVKRDLYYQLQRSHLLQKIGAEHIYLTLHTAIAAFQERDRSSSDEKIS
- the ileS gene encoding isoleucyl-tRNA synthetase, which translates into the protein MTEAGSYKDTVNLPKTNFDMRANALKREPEIQKFWEENKIYDRLSENNPGELFILHDGPPYANGSLHTGHALNKILKDIINRYQLLRGRKVRYVPGWDCHGLPIELKVLQNMKSAERQNLTPLQLRQKAKEFALATVDAQRQSFKRYGVWGDWDNPYLTLKPEYEAAQIGVFGQMVLKGYIYRGLKPVHWSPSSKTALAEAELEYPEGHTSRSIYAAFPITSLSEAAKPLLGEYLPDLGVAVWTTTPWTIPGNLAVAVNADLNYAVVEVAQSHFKYLIVAADLVERLASTLELELTVKATFKGKDLEHITYRHPLFDRESPVVVGGDYITTESGTGLVHTAPGHGQEDYIVGQRYGLPILAPVDDNGNFTQEAGQFAGLNVLGDGNQAVIDALAAAGSLLKEEPYQHKYPYDWRTKKPTIFRATEQWFASVEGFREEALKAIASVKWIPAQGENRITPMVAERSDWCISRQRAWGVPIPVFYDEETGEPLLNEETINHVQAIVAEKGSDAWWELSVEELLPEQYRNNGRSYRRGTDTMDVWFDSGSSWAAVIKQRPELCYPADMYLEGSDQHRGWFQSSLLTSVAVNGIAPYKTVLTHGFVLDEQGRKMSKSLGNVVDPQVMIVGGKDQKKEPPYGADVLRLWVSSVDYTSDVRIGNNIIKQLNDVRGKIRNTARFLLGSLHDFDPEKDAVAFEDLPELDRYMLHRMTEVFGEVTEAFDSFQFFRFFQTVQNFCVVDLSNFYLDAAKDRLYISTPDGFRRRSCQTVLKIALENLARAIAPVLCHTAEDIWQHLPYATPYKSVFEAGWVQVEEKWHNPGIAEFWQQIRQLRTEVNKVLEQARIEKLIGSSLEAKVLLYINDEKLRASVKALNPVKGNGIDELRYLFITSQVEVLDTPEALQGLKYNLQSDTWGIGVVNADGEKCDRCWNYSIHVGESKEHPLLCERCVSALAGKF
- a CDS encoding cobyrinic acid a,c-diamide synthase, producing the protein MGYVIATANMKGGVGKTTITVNLATCLAKYHGKRVLVLDLDSQISATLSLMSPLEFAKRRKNRKTFRYLIDQVIAPEPNAKFTIPDIVHANVCNQPGLDLLPGDIDLYDEFVVSEMLHEQSVALGEQDFETVWNRFERVLINNIIKPVRQEYDFIILDCAPGYNLLTRSALACSDFYILPAKPEPLSVVGIQLLERRIGQLKDSHEHEAKINIKMLGIVFSMSSANLLTGRYYKQVMHRVVEDFGVDKICKNQIPVDVNVAKAVDSFMPAVLMSPQSPGSKSFIQLTQELLEKL